The Phormidium yuhuli AB48 DNA window CAAGTATAAGGCCGAAAAAACCTGCGGCATTATCGAAGAAGATAAATCCTTTGGCATTCAAAGAATTGCCGAACCGGTGGGTATTTTGGCCGGCATTGTCCCCACAACGAACCCCACCTCAACCGCCGTTTTTAAGGCACTCATTACCTTAAAAACTCGCAATGCTATCATCTTCTCCCCCCACCCCCGAGCCAAACGTTGCACCATCGAAGCCGCCAAAATTGTCCGAGATGCGGCCGTCGCTGCTGGTGCCCCTGAGAACATCATCGGCTGGATTGATGAACCCACCGTTCCCCTCTCCCAAGCCCTGATGCAGCACCCGGATATTAAACTGATCCTCGCCACCGGTGGCCCCGGAATGGTAAAAGCCGCCTATTCTTCCGGGAATCCCTCCTTGGGGGTCGGCGCCGGCAACACTCCGGCTCTCATTGACGCCAGCGCCCATATCAAGATGGCCGTCTCGTCGATTTTACTCAGTAAAACCTTCGACAACGGTATGATTTGCGCCAGTGAGCAATCGGTGGTGGTTTTGGATGAGGTGTATGACGAAGTCCGCCAAGAATTTATCGAGCGCGGCGCCTATCTCCTCACCCCAGACGAGGGCGATCGCCTCGGCAAACTGATCATCAACAATGGACGACTCAACGCCAACATTGTCGGCCAGTCCGTTGAAAACATCGCCGCCCTCGCAGACATCACCATCCCCGAAAACACCCGCGTTCTCATCAGCGAAGTCAACGAGATCAGCACCGATGAACCCTTCGCCTACGAAAAACTCTCCCCAGTTCTAGCCATGTATCGGGCCCAGGACTTCGACGAAGCGGTCGACAAAGCTGAAGCCCTCGTGGAGTTTGGCGGACGGGGCCATACCGCTGTCCTCTACATCAAGCCCTCGGAAGTTGATCATATCAAGCAATTCGAGGACAAAATGCAGACGGCGCGGGTTCTCATTAACACCCCCTCCTCCCAAGGGGCCATTGGTGACCTCTATAACTTCCGCCTCGATCCCTCTCTTACCCTAGGCTGTGGCACCTGGGGGGGCAACTCCATCAGTGAAAACGTAGAACCCCATCACCTGCTCAACGTCAAAACTGTGGCTGAGCGGCGGGAGAATATGTTGTGGTTCCGCATTCCCCCCAAAGTCTATTTCAAATATGGGGCTCTGCCCGTGGCCCTACGGGAACTGGCCGGGAAACAACGGGCCCTGATTGTCACTGATAAACCCCTCTATAACCTGGGGATGACGGCGTCCGTGGAAACCGTCCTCGAAGACATTGGCTTGAAATACACCGTCTTCGCCGACGTGGAACCAGATCCCTCCCTGGATACCGTCAATCGGGGCTTAGCGGTGATGACGAGCTTTCAACCGGATGTCATTATCGCCCTCGGTGGTGGCTCGCCGATGGATGCGGCCAAAATCATGTGGCTGATGTATGAGCATCCCGAAATCGAGTTTGAAGGCCTGGCGATGCGGTTTATGGATATCCGCAAACGGGTCTATGATTTACCCCAGTTGGGTGAGAAAGCCGTGCTAGTGGCGATTCCCACCACCTCGGGAACTGGCTCTGAAGTCACTCCCTTTGCCGTGGTGACCGATCGCCGCAACGATATCAAATATCCCCTCGCTGATTATGCCCTGACCCCGACGATGGCGATCGTCGATCCGGAGTTAGTGCTGAATATGCCCAAGGGCCTCACCGCCTTTGGGGGGATTGATGCCCTCACCCATGCTTTGGAAGCCTATGTGTCGGTGTTGGCTTCGGAATACACCAACGGCTTGGCCCTAGAGGCGATTCGTCTGATCTTTAAGTATCTGCCGGATTCCTATCACCAAGGGGCCGCCAATCCCAAGGCTCGGGAGAAAATGCACTATGCCGCCACCATGGCGGGGATGGCCTTTGCCAATGGCTTCTTAGGCATTTGTCACTCCATCGCTCACCAACTCGGGGCAACCTTCCATATTCCCCATGGTTTGGCCAATGCACTGATGATTTCTCACATCATCCGCTACAACGCCACCAATGCCCCCTTTAAACAGGCCACCTTCTCCCAGTACAAGTATCCCAATGCCAAATGGCGCTATGCTCGCATTGCCGATCACTTGCAACTCGGGGGCGAGACGGAAGATGAGAAGATTGTCCGTCTGATTCAGTCTGTGGAACAGCTCAAACGAGAGGTGGGCATTCCCTCGGCCATGAAAGAGGTGATTCAGATGGATGAGGCTCAGTTTAAGGCCCAAGTGGATCAGGTGGCCGATCGCGCCTTTGACGACCAATGCACGGTCTCCAATCCACGCTATCCCCTGATTACTGACCTCAAACAACTGATCTTAGATGCCTATTACGGCAACTTGGATCTCTCCTGTCTCGATGGCAGTCAAACGGAGGGACTGACTGGGGTTCCCGATGTGCCAGCGGAACCGGAAGTCGTGATGCAATAACCCCTTAGGAGTTTCCCCCGAGCCGGCATCGGTTTCGGGGGGCTACTCCAAGGGAATGTTTATTGCACCGAGGATGTATAGGCATCGGCTCGGGTCATGGGTTGGGGAACCTCTAACCCTTCTCCTCCGAGGAGTTCTAGGGGTTCCCCCTCGACGGAGAGCCAAACTGGGGTGTCTGGGTCCATACTGCTAGCGGTGTAAATCACTTGGTCCAGGCGACCGAGCATGGACGCCGACCCCCCCCCTTGGGTGAATTCCTCAGAGAGATCGACCCGAACCCCGGCATCGGTAATTTGTAGATTCTCTAAGCGAGTCCCGGAGGGAATGGCGGTCAAGCTCGGTGAGGTCTCCGATAGCTCCAGGAGTTGCTCGAAGGCTTCCGTGAGCATTAACTCGGGGTCGCCACTGGTGAGAACGTTGTTGCCCTCGTCAATGGCGATTGGCATGGCGGACAGTTGTAAGTCCGTCCCCGTATCCTGAAGCAGATAAATTTCTGGGGCAGCGGTGAGGGTTAACTCTCCCCCCTCTCCCGGTTCCGTGAGGTCTGGGGGAGGTTGAACAAGGTCATCACCCCCACGTTGCTGATAGAGGGCCACACCGACACCGCCGAGGACGAGGATGACGGCCAGGCCAGCGAGAAGTCCAAGGGAACGATTTTTTTGGGCTGAGTCTTTCATAGAAGGTTGAGAGAGAGTCAGGTTGGGGTTATTTGGAGTGTTGATGCACCGCTCCTGTTTTAGACTACCGAAGGGATGGGTGCTTTTCCAGATTAAGTGAGGGTTGATTTACGGGCAGATGGGACCCGGTTGTCTCAATTGGGCGAAAATTTCCTCGGCGGCGCGATCGCAGACCCCCACCTCCCCAATCTGTTGCCGCATTTGACCATAGTTTTCTTGCATCGCTTGGCGACGCTGAGGCTCACAGAGTAAGCTCAGGGCTTCCTGGAGGATATTCTCGGGGGTCACCTCTTCTTGCATGAGTTCGGGGATAATCGAGGTCATGGTCACGAGGTTGGGGGGAGACATGAACTCAATCTCAAACCCCAAAATTCGGCGGGCAAAACTGGCCGTTAGGGGATGCACGGCGTAGAGAGCGATTTGTGGCACGTTCAGCAAGGCGAGTTCTAGGTTAACAGTTCCGGATTTGCTGATGGCTAAATCGGCGGCGGCCAGACGTTCTAGGCGGCGATCGCTGGTGATTTCGGCCGTTAGGCCCACGTCACTGAGAGCCTGTTGGAGGCGATCGCGGTAAATCTCTAGGGAGAGGGGAATCCAAAACTTCGCCTGGGGGAATTTCTCCTGAAGCACTCGCGCGGCCTGGAAGATGGGGGGGACGAGATATTTAAGTTCCTGATGGCGGGAGGCGGGGAGGAGGGCAATCACGAGGTCCTCTGGGGTCAGGTTCAAGGCCCGTCGGGCCGTCTCGCGATCGGGGGCAGCCGCGAGGTGATCCACCAGGGGATGGCCCACCCAGGTCACCGTTGCTCCCCGTTCTCGGAAATAGCGCGCCTCTTCCGGGAAGATGGCTAAGAGGCGATCGCACAGAGACACCAGGCGCAAGGCATCGCGATCGCTCGGAGACCAGACCCAGGTTTGGGGGGCAATATAGTAAATAATGGGAACCTGGGGAAACTCCCGTTTAATGGCATTGCCTAAGCCCAGATTCGGTCCCATATAGTCAATGAGAATCACCAAATCCGGGGGCTGCGATCGCAGAGTCTCCAGAGCCTGTCGTTGCACCCGCAAGGTCGGCAGCAGAAAGGGTAATGACTCCAACAGGCCCACCGAGCCAATACCACTTGTGTGAGCCAGCAGAGTTGCCCCAGCCGCCGCCATGCGATCGCCCCCCAAGGCCAAAATCTCCAGAGAGGTTCCCTGCCGTTGGGCCCGACGATGCAGGGCCTCAATCAACAAGGCTCCCTGTAAATCCCCCGACACTTCCCCAGTACTAATAAAAATCCGTTGCCTCACGATGCCTCACCCCGATGGCGTCGTTGACCACTAATGGGACCCCGTCGTCCCGGTTGCCGTGAGGCTTGTAGGAAACGCTGTAAATGTTGAACCTCCGGAGTACCCGGCAACATATTCAAACCATCCAGAGCGCGATCGAGGGTTAAATCCGAGCGATAGAGCAAGCGAAAGGCCTTTTTCAACGCCTGAAAGGCTTGACCCTCATCCACCTCCATTAACCCCGACCGTTTCAACCCCACCTGATTGAGAGCGCGAACCCGGCTGGGGTTTCCTTCCACCAACATATAGGGAGGAACATCGCGATCGATGCGACTCATTCCCCCCACCATGGATAACTGACCAATATGGACAAACTGATGAACCCCAACCACCCCACCGATGCGAGCGTTCGACTCCACACAGACATGACCCGCCAGTTCCACCGCATTGGTAATGACGACCCCATTGCCAATCGTGCAGTTGTGTGCCACGTGAACATAGGCCATCAACAAGTTGTTATCCCCAATGCAGGTCATCTCCCCCCCTTGAGTCGCTCGGTTGATGGTCACATATTCCCGAATACGGTTATCATTGCCGATAGAGACCCCACTGATCGCCCCTTCATACTTAAGATCTTGGGGTTCTAGACCAATGGCTGCCCCTGGAAAAATATGATTGCGCTCACCAATGTTCGTTGCCCCATCAATCACCACATGGGCTTCAATGGTGGTATCTCGCCCGATGGTGACCTGTTCGCCAATCACGGCATAGGCACCCACACGAACGCTCGGGTGAAGTTGGGCCTGGGGATGAATGACAGCAGTTGGATGAATCATGTCTCGAGTTATCGGTTGGCGAGCGGAAACTGCCGCCTCAAAGGGTTAGCGGTCCTCCCTGGAGTACGCCGAGTCAAGGGCGGGCTAAGCGACGAGGGCGGGAGTCTTGGGCCGGAGCCGAGTTATTCCACCATCAACGAGAACATCAATTCCCCTTCACTGGCCAACTGGCCCTCAACTTCGGCACGACCGTACATTTTTCCAAAACGGCGGCGTTTCGTCCAGAGCAGTTCTACCGTCATGACCAGTTGATCTCCAGGAACCACGGGCCGACGAAAACGAACATTATCAATTCCGGCGAACGTAAATAGGCCGTCTTCCATTTCGTGCATTTGGGTGAGAACAACGCCACCTACCTGAGCCATGGCCTCGACAATTAAAACTCCCGGCATAATCGGTTTTCCGGGGAAATGTCCTTGAAAATGGGGTTCATTGACTGTGACATTTTTGATGCCCACTGCCCGTTTTTGGGGTACATATTCAATAATCCGATCCACCAAAGCAAAGGGGTAACGATGGGGCAATAGACGGTGAATCTCACTCACACTCAGCATAGTCGCTGGGGGTGAGACCGGCTTGGTTTCTGGATGTTGGGCATTGTTGGTGTTGGCGTCAATAAGTGTGGACATAATTGGCTTCAAGTACTGCGGCTAACGAGATCTGGAGCGGTGTGGCCTGCGGCTTGCTCTGGGGATCCTCTAAAAATGGCTTAGGCATACCCACGCGATCGCAGGCATTGAGCTAAGCGAACATGCAGGCGATGGCTCGCTTTATAAGCAAGAATGTGAGCCACTGGAATCGGACCGAGCAAGCTCAAATCTCCTACTAAGTCTAAGATTTTATGACGCACTGGTTCATTTGCAAATCGCAGGGGGGGATTGAGCCAATGTTCACCGTCACAAACGAGAGCATTGTCTAAAGAGCCACCCCGAATGAGTCCCCGGCTTCGTAAAGATTCTACCTCATGGGCTAGTCCAAAGGTACGAGCGGGGGCAATCTCTTGATCAAAGTCTTCCCGTTGGGGGGTCCAGGTTTGCCATTGTTGGCCGATGGCAGGGGCGCTAAAGTCAATACCGTAACTAAATTGCAGATGGGGCGCTGGGATAGCAGCGACAAAGGCATCTCCCTCATAAATCCAGATGGGTTCCGGCAGAGGTGCCGGTCCTGAGTCAGGAGAGACTCTCTCGCTAACCCCCGCCTCGTCAATGGCCTCAACCCAGTCCCGGGCCGACCCGTCAAGTAAGGGCACTTCCGGCCCATCTAGCTCAATCAGCACATCCGTCAGGCCCCGAGCGCCTAGGGCCGCCAGGAGATGTTCTACGGTTTGGGCGCAGACCTCCCCTTGCACCACTTGGGTACAGAGGGCGCTCGGCTGAACCCGGTCTGGGGATAGATGCAGGGGAGGAGTCCCCGGTAAATCCTGCCGTTGCAGACGGCGACCGTGACCCGGTGGGGCAGGGTGGAGAGACACTTGGGTGGTCTGGCCGGAATGGAGGCCCACTCCGGTGCGGGAGAGCGATCGCAATAAGGTTCGTCCCCCCTGAGTCAGGTCACAGGGGGAGGGGAGAGGAGGGAGGGGAGACACAGACATGAATAGGCACAGGCTAGAGAACTAGAACCGCTGACCAATCCCGAAGTGGAAGCGGTTTTCTCCCTCGTCGTTGAGGGCAAAGTCAACCCGGATGGGTCCTAGGGGAGATTGAATCCGCAGTCCTAAGCCATAGCCAAAGCCCGTTCCCGGTTTATCCCGGACACCAGCGGGGTTCCCGGGGACATCACTGGCGGTTCCTAAATCAGTCCCCACATCCAGGAATGCCACTCCTCCAATGATGGAAACGATGGGGAAGCGATATTCGGCGGTGGCTTGCAGGAAGGAACGGCCGGCTCCTAAGGCTCCCTCAGCATAGCCTCGTACCGAGTTGACACCACCGAGGACAAAGGCTTCATAGGGGGGCATATCGCCAATGATGGTGCCTCCCTGTACGTTGAAGGCTAGGGATTGGGAGCCTTCAATGTCGAGGATATTCACCGGGACATAGTAGCTATAGCTGCCTCGCAGGCGGTTAAAGAAGACATTGTCGTCAAACGGCAGTACTTGTTCAGTACTGAAGCTGACCCGATCGCCCCGAGTGGGGTCGAGCTGGTTATTACGGCGATCGCGGGCTAACCCAAGACGCACACTGGCCATGAAGTCGGTGCCGCTTTCATTCGCTGAGAGGAGGTTCCCTTCGGCATCGCGAGGGGTGCGATCGCCATCGGAATCACGAATGGTCACTTCCTGCACCTGTAGTCCCAGGGAGGCAGTCCACGCTTGACGGTTATCAAATACATCCCGAGTCAGGGGACGGGTGAAGGTCAACGCTCCTCCAATCCGGTCAATTCGGGGGCGATCCCCATTTTCCAAATTGACCTCTGGCTGGTTGGGGCCACTGTCATAGACCAAGGAAATGGACCGACGGCGGAAGAGATTAACGTTATAGGCCGTGCGGAAGGGGTCGCCACCAATCCAAGGGTCGGTGAAGTTAACATCAAAAAACAAACCCCGCGTTCCCAGTTGCACTTCTGCCCCCAGCACTTGGTTGTTACCGCCAAAGTTTTGTTCTTGATAACTAGCGGTTCCGAAGAAGCCCCCCACAGAACTAAAGCCCCCACCGGCGGCTACAGAGCCAAAACTCCCTTCAATGGCATTGAGCACAATCACGGCTTTGCGGGGGTCACTGCCGGGTTCTACAGAGAGATTAATGTCTTCAAAGAGCCCTAACCCGAAGACACGCTGTAAATCCTGTTGAATGCGATCGCGATTAAAAACATCTCCCGGTTGAGTTTGCATCTCCCGAGTCACGATAAAGGGCCGAGTCCGTCCTCGGATGGGTTGTCCTTCTTCATCCACCAGCTGACCATCCTCACTGAGGAAGCGCAGTTCAATACCCTCAATTTCCCCTTCAGCCACATCGAGCGTCACCACCCCATCCGGGGAGACTGGGGGAGGACTCACGGGACCCGTTTCTGGCAAGGGGGGTGGGTCAATCACCTGAGCTAGTACGTAGCCGTTGGTCTGATACCAACGATTGATGGCTTCTACCCCGTCTTGGAAGTCCCGCAGATTGAGAATTTGACCATACTGATCGCCGAAAATCTCATCCACTCGCTCTTGAGTTAGGACTTGATTATTTTGCACCGCTACTTGGTTCAGGGTGGGGTTAGGCAAGACTTCAAAAATAATCCGTACCCCCAAGGGCGTTTCTTCAGCTTGGGGTTCCACCCGGCCAAAGAAGCCCGTCGCGTAGATGGCGTTGACATCTTCCTGGAGTTGACGGCTAGTGGTCGTGCGTCCCGGCTGGGTCTGAATGCTGTCATAGACTTCATTTTGCAGCTCTAACCGCAGGGGTTGACCATCAATTTTCCGCACCAGGACTTCTGAAACCAAGACCTGAGGTTGTGGAGTTTCCGCTTGGGCCAAGGTTTGGGGACGGTTTGAGTCCAGTTGGGAGCTCAGTTCAGGTGGGGAGATGTCTAGGCTGACATCGTTGGGTTGCTCTAGATCTAACCTTGGCTCAGGCCCACCCGTCTCTTGGGCGAGCTGCTCTGGCCCTGTTTGGGAGAACTGCCAGAGAGAAGATTCCTCCATTTGGGGATACTCCACCCGAGGAGGCTCCATCTGGGGCGGCTCCTGACTGGCTTGGGCTTCTAATTGCTCCGATACTGATGGCTCCGATACTGAGGTATCGAGGTCTAGCTGTACCTCTGAGTTCCTCTGGGATGACTCTTGGGGCAAGTCTGATGTGAGTGTCGCCAAGGGCGAAGACTCCACCTCCAGAGATTTTTGTAAGGTTTTGTTCTCCATGGCCTGACCTGCATCGCCGAAGAGAACGGCGATCGCCATGGACAATAGGGTCACGGACGACCATTTTGAATTATCTACAGTCACGTTTCAACCTCCACACACCAAATAACGCATCATTTAACCATTGCCATCGTCTGATAGCTCGTTCCGGCATCATGACGGGTTAAACCCGCTCCAGGATACGCGCTAAAACCTGTTCGTAAGCCTCTTCAACATTACCGAGATCCTGTCGGAAACGGTCTTTATCGAGGATACGTCGCTCCCTATCCTCGTCCAGGCGATCCCAAAGGCGGCAGGTATCTGGGCTAATTTCGTCTGCTAGTACAATACTGCCATCGGCCAGTTTCCCAAATTCCAGCTTAAAATCAACCAGGGTAATGTCACAGCGATCGAAGACCATTTGTAAATGACCGTTGATGGTCAGGGCCATCTGCCGCAGTTGCTCCACCTCCTCCGCTGTTGCTACGTTCAGTAAGCGTAGGCGATCGCCCGTCAGGAGTGGATCTCCCAGGTCATCGTTTTTATAGAAAAACTCCACTAGGGGGGGACGGATGGGAGTGCCCAGGGCCAAGCCAGTTTGCCGGCACAGACTCCCCGCTGCCAGGTTGCGTA harbors:
- the lpxB gene encoding lipid-A-disaccharide synthase, producing the protein MRQRIFISTGEVSGDLQGALLIEALHRRAQRQGTSLEILALGGDRMAAAGATLLAHTSGIGSVGLLESLPFLLPTLRVQRQALETLRSQPPDLVILIDYMGPNLGLGNAIKREFPQVPIIYYIAPQTWVWSPSDRDALRLVSLCDRLLAIFPEEARYFRERGATVTWVGHPLVDHLAAAPDRETARRALNLTPEDLVIALLPASRHQELKYLVPPIFQAARVLQEKFPQAKFWIPLSLEIYRDRLQQALSDVGLTAEITSDRRLERLAAADLAISKSGTVNLELALLNVPQIALYAVHPLTASFARRILGFEIEFMSPPNLVTMTSIIPELMQEEVTPENILQEALSLLCEPQRRQAMQENYGQMRQQIGEVGVCDRAAEEIFAQLRQPGPICP
- a CDS encoding GerMN domain-containing protein; translation: MKDSAQKNRSLGLLAGLAVILVLGGVGVALYQQRGGDDLVQPPPDLTEPGEGGELTLTAAPEIYLLQDTGTDLQLSAMPIAIDEGNNVLTSGDPELMLTEAFEQLLELSETSPSLTAIPSGTRLENLQITDAGVRVDLSEEFTQGGGSASMLGRLDQVIYTASSMDPDTPVWLSVEGEPLELLGGEGLEVPQPMTRADAYTSSVQ
- the lpxC gene encoding UDP-3-O-acyl-N-acetylglucosamine deacetylase → MSVSPLPPLPSPCDLTQGGRTLLRSLSRTGVGLHSGQTTQVSLHPAPPGHGRRLQRQDLPGTPPLHLSPDRVQPSALCTQVVQGEVCAQTVEHLLAALGARGLTDVLIELDGPEVPLLDGSARDWVEAIDEAGVSERVSPDSGPAPLPEPIWIYEGDAFVAAIPAPHLQFSYGIDFSAPAIGQQWQTWTPQREDFDQEIAPARTFGLAHEVESLRSRGLIRGGSLDNALVCDGEHWLNPPLRFANEPVRHKILDLVGDLSLLGPIPVAHILAYKASHRLHVRLAQCLRSRGYA
- the fabZ gene encoding 3-hydroxyacyl-ACP dehydratase FabZ — its product is MSTLIDANTNNAQHPETKPVSPPATMLSVSEIHRLLPHRYPFALVDRIIEYVPQKRAVGIKNVTVNEPHFQGHFPGKPIMPGVLIVEAMAQVGGVVLTQMHEMEDGLFTFAGIDNVRFRRPVVPGDQLVMTVELLWTKRRRFGKMYGRAEVEGQLASEGELMFSLMVE
- the lpxA gene encoding acyl-ACP--UDP-N-acetylglucosamine O-acyltransferase; this translates as MIHPTAVIHPQAQLHPSVRVGAYAVIGEQVTIGRDTTIEAHVVIDGATNIGERNHIFPGAAIGLEPQDLKYEGAISGVSIGNDNRIREYVTINRATQGGEMTCIGDNNLLMAYVHVAHNCTIGNGVVITNAVELAGHVCVESNARIGGVVGVHQFVHIGQLSMVGGMSRIDRDVPPYMLVEGNPSRVRALNQVGLKRSGLMEVDEGQAFQALKKAFRLLYRSDLTLDRALDGLNMLPGTPEVQHLQRFLQASRQPGRRGPISGQRRHRGEAS
- a CDS encoding BamA/TamA family outer membrane protein — encoded protein: MTVDNSKWSSVTLLSMAIAVLFGDAGQAMENKTLQKSLEVESSPLATLTSDLPQESSQRNSEVQLDLDTSVSEPSVSEQLEAQASQEPPQMEPPRVEYPQMEESSLWQFSQTGPEQLAQETGGPEPRLDLEQPNDVSLDISPPELSSQLDSNRPQTLAQAETPQPQVLVSEVLVRKIDGQPLRLELQNEVYDSIQTQPGRTTTSRQLQEDVNAIYATGFFGRVEPQAEETPLGVRIIFEVLPNPTLNQVAVQNNQVLTQERVDEIFGDQYGQILNLRDFQDGVEAINRWYQTNGYVLAQVIDPPPLPETGPVSPPPVSPDGVVTLDVAEGEIEGIELRFLSEDGQLVDEEGQPIRGRTRPFIVTREMQTQPGDVFNRDRIQQDLQRVFGLGLFEDINLSVEPGSDPRKAVIVLNAIEGSFGSVAAGGGFSSVGGFFGTASYQEQNFGGNNQVLGAEVQLGTRGLFFDVNFTDPWIGGDPFRTAYNVNLFRRRSISLVYDSGPNQPEVNLENGDRPRIDRIGGALTFTRPLTRDVFDNRQAWTASLGLQVQEVTIRDSDGDRTPRDAEGNLLSANESGTDFMASVRLGLARDRRNNQLDPTRGDRVSFSTEQVLPFDDNVFFNRLRGSYSYYVPVNILDIEGSQSLAFNVQGGTIIGDMPPYEAFVLGGVNSVRGYAEGALGAGRSFLQATAEYRFPIVSIIGGVAFLDVGTDLGTASDVPGNPAGVRDKPGTGFGYGLGLRIQSPLGPIRVDFALNDEGENRFHFGIGQRF
- the purC gene encoding phosphoribosylaminoimidazolesuccinocarboxamide synthase; its protein translation is MSQSRQLYEGKAKILYSTDDPTVLLSEFKDDATAFNAAKRGQIPRKGEINCTISTRLFEQLEALGVPTHWIDSPSPRQMRVKAVEIIPLEVVVRNLAAGSLCRQTGLALGTPIRPPLVEFFYKNDDLGDPLLTGDRLRLLNVATAEEVEQLRQMALTINGHLQMVFDRCDITLVDFKLEFGKLADGSIVLADEISPDTCRLWDRLDEDRERRILDKDRFRQDLGNVEEAYEQVLARILERV
- the adhE gene encoding bifunctional acetaldehyde-CoA/alcohol dehydrogenase, with protein sequence MTEFVTNLEQLEAHIARVKAAQEAYASFSQEQVDVIFKKAALAANAARIPLAKLAVEETSMGVVEDKVIKNHFASEIIYNKYKAEKTCGIIEEDKSFGIQRIAEPVGILAGIVPTTNPTSTAVFKALITLKTRNAIIFSPHPRAKRCTIEAAKIVRDAAVAAGAPENIIGWIDEPTVPLSQALMQHPDIKLILATGGPGMVKAAYSSGNPSLGVGAGNTPALIDASAHIKMAVSSILLSKTFDNGMICASEQSVVVLDEVYDEVRQEFIERGAYLLTPDEGDRLGKLIINNGRLNANIVGQSVENIAALADITIPENTRVLISEVNEISTDEPFAYEKLSPVLAMYRAQDFDEAVDKAEALVEFGGRGHTAVLYIKPSEVDHIKQFEDKMQTARVLINTPSSQGAIGDLYNFRLDPSLTLGCGTWGGNSISENVEPHHLLNVKTVAERRENMLWFRIPPKVYFKYGALPVALRELAGKQRALIVTDKPLYNLGMTASVETVLEDIGLKYTVFADVEPDPSLDTVNRGLAVMTSFQPDVIIALGGGSPMDAAKIMWLMYEHPEIEFEGLAMRFMDIRKRVYDLPQLGEKAVLVAIPTTSGTGSEVTPFAVVTDRRNDIKYPLADYALTPTMAIVDPELVLNMPKGLTAFGGIDALTHALEAYVSVLASEYTNGLALEAIRLIFKYLPDSYHQGAANPKAREKMHYAATMAGMAFANGFLGICHSIAHQLGATFHIPHGLANALMISHIIRYNATNAPFKQATFSQYKYPNAKWRYARIADHLQLGGETEDEKIVRLIQSVEQLKREVGIPSAMKEVIQMDEAQFKAQVDQVADRAFDDQCTVSNPRYPLITDLKQLILDAYYGNLDLSCLDGSQTEGLTGVPDVPAEPEVVMQ